One part of the Haemophilus parainfluenzae genome encodes these proteins:
- the rlmC gene encoding 23S rRNA (uracil(747)-C(5))-methyltransferase RlmC, translated as MIDCHHYQKGDCRSCQWLEMPYEQQLAKKEEHLKQQLAKLDCDNLIWHPPFYSSESAFRNKAKMVVSGAVERPILGILQDSNDPQSAVDLCDCPLYPQRFAELFPILKDFIGRAGLVPYNVAKQKGELKYILLTESQHTKKLMLRFVLRSETKLPLIQREFAGLLEKLPQLEVVSVNIQPQHAAILEGEKEIFLTEQHTLSESFNGIPLFIRPQGFFQTNPLVAQGLYATAQDWVQDLPITKLWDLFCGVGGFGLHCAKALQDKHQQEVELTGIEISPSAIQAATQSAQVLGLNNVKFQSLDAANFALTQDENKPDLVIVNPPRRGIGRELAEFLNEMQPHFILYSSCNAISMGKDLQHLTNYKLTQIQLFDMFPHTAHYETLALLSKLNVNEHISV; from the coding sequence ATGATTGATTGCCATCATTATCAAAAAGGCGATTGCCGTTCTTGTCAATGGCTTGAAATGCCTTATGAACAGCAACTCGCCAAGAAAGAAGAGCATCTAAAACAACAACTTGCCAAATTAGATTGTGATAATTTAATTTGGCATCCGCCTTTTTATTCCTCTGAGTCAGCTTTTCGTAATAAAGCCAAAATGGTGGTAAGTGGTGCGGTGGAACGTCCCATTTTAGGTATTTTACAAGACTCGAATGATCCACAAAGTGCGGTGGATTTATGTGATTGTCCGCTTTATCCGCAACGCTTTGCTGAACTCTTTCCGATTCTAAAAGATTTTATTGGGCGCGCGGGTTTAGTCCCTTATAACGTGGCTAAACAAAAAGGTGAGCTGAAATATATTCTGCTTACAGAAAGCCAACATACAAAAAAATTGATGTTACGTTTTGTATTGCGTTCAGAAACTAAATTGCCGTTAATTCAACGTGAATTTGCAGGCTTATTGGAAAAATTACCACAACTTGAAGTGGTGAGCGTGAATATTCAACCTCAACACGCAGCGATCTTAGAAGGTGAGAAAGAAATCTTTTTAACTGAACAGCACACCTTATCAGAAAGCTTTAATGGTATTCCGCTCTTTATTCGCCCTCAAGGTTTCTTCCAAACGAATCCACTTGTAGCGCAAGGGCTATATGCAACGGCGCAAGATTGGGTGCAAGATTTGCCGATTACTAAACTTTGGGATCTCTTTTGTGGTGTTGGAGGGTTTGGACTTCATTGCGCTAAAGCTTTACAGGATAAACATCAACAAGAAGTGGAATTGACCGGGATTGAAATTTCCCCATCTGCTATTCAAGCGGCGACGCAATCCGCTCAGGTGTTAGGGCTAAACAACGTTAAATTCCAATCTTTGGATGCGGCTAATTTTGCTTTAACACAAGATGAAAATAAACCGGATTTGGTGATCGTCAATCCGCCTCGTCGAGGTATCGGAAGGGAACTCGCAGAATTTCTCAATGAAATGCAACCGCACTTTATTCTTTATTCCAGCTGTAACGCGATTTCCATGGGAAAAGATTTGCAACACCTAACCAATTATAAGCTTACTCAAATTCAATTATTTGATATGTTCCCGCATACGGCACATTATGAGACGCTAGCATTATTGTCCAAACTTAATGTCAATGAACATATAAGTGTTTAA